One Telopea speciosissima isolate NSW1024214 ecotype Mountain lineage unplaced genomic scaffold, Tspe_v1 Tspe_v1.0119, whole genome shotgun sequence genomic region harbors:
- the LOC122647683 gene encoding photosystem I P700 chlorophyll a apoprotein A2: protein MALRFPRFSQGLAQDPTTRRIWFGIATAHDFESHDDITEERLYQNIFASHFGQLAIIFLWTSGNLFHVAWQGNFESWVQDPLHVRPIAHAIWDPHFGQPAVEAFTRGGALGPVNIAYSGVYQWWYTIGLRTNEDLYTGALFLLFLSAISLVGGWLHLQPKWKPSVSWFKNAESRLNHHLSGLFGVSSLAWTGHLVHVAIPGSRGEYVRWNNFLDVLPHPQGLGPLFTGQWNLYAQNPDSSSHFFGTSQGAGTAILTLLGGFHPQTQSLWLTDIAHHHLAIALIFLVAGHMYRTNFGIGHSMKDLLEAHIPPGGRLGRGHRGLYDTINNSIHFQLGLALASLGVITSLVAQHMYSLPAYAFIAQDFTTQAALYTHHQYIAGFIMTGAFAHGAIFFIRDYNPEQNEDNVLARMLDHKEAIKSHLSWASLFLGFHTLGLYVHNDVMLAFGTPEKQILIEPIFAQWIQSAHGKSSYGFDVLLSSTNGPAFNAGRSIWLPGWLNAINENSNSLFLTIGPGDFLVHHAIALGLHTTTLILVKGALDARGSKLMPDKKDFGYSFPCDGPGRGGTCDISAWDAFYLAVFWMLNTIGWVTFYWHWKHITLWQGNVSQFNESSTYLMGWLRDYLWLNSSQLINGYNPFGMNSLSVWAWMFLFGHLVWATGFMFLISWRGYWQELIETLAWAHERTPLANLIRWRDKPVALSIVQARLVGLAHFSVGYIFTYAAFLIASTSGKFG from the coding sequence ATGGCATTAAGATTTCCAAGGTTTAGCCAAGGCTTAGCTCAGGACCCGACTACTCGTCGTATTTGGTTTGGTATTGCTACCGCACATGACTTCGAAAGTCATGATGATATTACTGAGGAACGTCTTTATCAGAATATTTTTGCTTCTCACTTCGGACAGTTAGCAATAATTTTTCTATGGACTTCCGGAAATCTTTTTCATGTAGCTTGGCAAGGAAATTTTGAGTCATGGGTACAGGACCCTTTACATGTAAGACCCATTGCCCATGCAATTTGGGATCCTCATTTTGGTCAACCGGCCGTGGAAGCCTTTACTCGAGGGGGCGCTCTCGGCCCAGTGAATATCGCTTATTCTGGTGTTTATCAGTGGTGGTATACAATCGGCTTACGCActaatgaagatctttatactggagctctttttttattatttctttctgcCATATCCTTAGTAGGGGGTTGGTTACACCTACAACCGAAATGGAAACCAAGCGTTTCGTGGTTTAAAAATGCCGAATCTCGTCTCAATCATCATTTGTCAGGACTCTTCGGAGTAAGTTCCTTGGCTTGGACAGGGCATTTAGTTCATGTCGCTATTCCCGGCTCCAGGGGAGAGTACGTTCGATGGAATAATTTCTTAGATGTATTACCACATCCCCAAGGGTTAGGCCCGCTTTTTACAGGTCAGTGGAATCTTTATGCCCAAAACCCCGATTCCAGTAGTCATTTTTTTGGTACCTCCCAAGGGGCGGGGACTGCCATTCTAACTCTTCTCGGGGGATTTCATCCACAAACGCAAAGTTTATGGCTGACCGATATTGCACATCATCATTTAGCTATTGCGTTAATTTTTCTCGTTGCTGGTCATATGTATAGAACTAACTTCGGGATTGGGCACAGTATGAAAGATCTTTTAGAAGCACATATTCCTCCGGGGGGGCGATTGGGACGTGGACATAGGGGTCTATATGACACAATCAATAATTCGATTCATTTTCAATTAGGCCTTGCTCTAGCCTCTTTAGGGGTTATTACTTCCTTGGTAGCTCAACACATGTACTCTTTACCTGCTTATGCATTCATAGCACAAGACTTTACTACTCAAGCTGCGTTATATACTCATCATCAATACATCGCAGGATTCATCATGACAGGAGCCTTTGCTCATGGAGCGATATTCTTTATTAGAGATTACAATCCGGAGCAGAATGAGGATAATGTATTGGCAAGAATGTTAGACCATAAAGAAGCTATCAAATCCCATTTAAGTTGGGCCAGCCTCTTTCTCGGGTTCCATACCTTGGGACTTTATGTTCATAACGACGTCATGCTCGCTTTTGGTACTCCGGAGAAACAAATCTTGATCGAACCCATATTTGCCCAATGGATACAATCTGCTCATGGTAAGAGTTCATATGGGTTCGATGTACTTTTATCTTCAACCAATGGCCCAGCATTCAATGCGGGTCGAAGCATATGGTTGCCGGGCTGGTTAAATGCTATTAATGAGAATAGTAATTCATTATTCTTAACAATAGGTCCTGGAGACTTTTTGGTTCATCATGCGATTGCTCTAGGTTTACATACAACTACATTGATCTTAGTAAAAGGTGCTTTAGATGCACGTGGTTCCAAGTTAATGCCAGATAAAAAGGATTTTGGTTATAGTTTTCCTTGCGACGGTCCGGGACGAGGCGGTACTTGTGATATTTCGGCTTGGGACGCATTTTATTTAGCGGTTTTCTGGATGTTAAATACCATTGGATGGGTTACTTTTTATTGGCATTGGAAGCACATCACATTATGGCAGGGTAACGTTTCACAGTTTAACGAATCCTCCACTTATTTGATGGGATGGTTAAGAGATTATCTATGGTTAAACTCTTCACAACTTATCAATGGATATAACCCTTTTGGTATGAATAGTTTATCGGTCTGGGCGTGGATGTTCCTATTTGGACATCTTGTTTGGGCTACTGGATTTATGTTCTTAATTTCCTGGCGTGGATATTGGCAGGAATTGATTGAAACTTTAGCATGGGCTCATGAACGCACACCTTTGGCTAATTTGATTCGATGGAGAGATAAACCAGTGGCTCTTTCCATTGTGCAAGCAAGATTGGTTGGGTTAGCCCATTTTTCTGTAGGGTATATATTCACTTATGCagctttcttgattgcctctacATCAGGCAAATTTggttaa
- the LOC122647680 gene encoding LOW QUALITY PROTEIN: photosystem II CP43 reaction center protein-like (The sequence of the model RefSeq protein was modified relative to this genomic sequence to represent the inferred CDS: deleted 1 base in 1 codon), with product MTIALGRFTKDEKDLFDIMDDWLRRDRFVFVGWSGLLLFPCAYFALGGWFTGTTFVTSWYTHGLASSYLEGCNFLTAAVSTPANSLAHSLLLLWGPEAQGDFTRWCQLGGLWTFVALHGAFGLIGFMLRQFELARSVQLRPYNAIAFSGPIAVFVSVFLIYPLGQSGWFFAPSFGVAAIFRFILFFQGFHNWTLNPFHMMGVAGVLGAALLCAIHGATVENTLFEDGDGANTFRAFNPTQAEETYSMVTANRFWSQIFGVAFSNKRWLHFFMLFVPVTGLWMSALGVVGLALNLRAYDFVSQEIRAAEDPEFETFYTKNILLNEGIRAWMAAQDQPHENLIFPEEVLPRGNLFNGTLALAGRDQETTGFAWWAGNARLINLSGKLLGAHVAHAGLIVFWAGAMNLFEVAHFVPEKPMYEQGLILLPHLATLGWGVGPGGEVIDTFPYFVSGVLHLISSAVLGFGGIYHALLGPETLEESFPFFGYVWKDRNKMTTILGIHLILLGIGAFLLVLKALYFGGVYDTWAPGGGDVRKITNLTLSPSVIFGYLLKSPFGGEGWIVSVDDLEDIIGGHVWLGSICILGGIWHILTKPFAWARRALVWSGEAYLSYSLGALSVFGFIACCFVWFNNTAYPSEFYGPTGPEASQAQAFTFLVRDQRLGANVGSAQGPTGLGKYLMRSPTGEVIFGGETMRFWDLRAPWLEPLRGPNGLDLSRLKKDIQPWQERRSAEYMTHAPLGSLNSVGGVATEINAVNYVSPRSWLATSHFVLGFFLFVGHLWHAGRARAAAAGFEKGIDRDFEPVLSMTPLN from the exons ATGACTATAGCCCTTGGTAGATTTACCAAAGACGAAAAAGATttatttgatattatggatGACTGGTTGCGGAGGGACCGTTTCGTTTTTGTAGGTTGGTCCGGTCTATTGCTCTTTCCTTGTGCCTATTTCGCTTTAGGAGGTTGGTTCACAGGTACAACCTTTGTAACTTCATGGTATACCCACGGATTGGCTAGTTCCTATTTGGAAGGTTGCAATTTCTTAACCGCCGCAGTTTCTACTCCTGCTAATAGTTTAGCACATTCTTTATTGCTACTATGGGGTCCTGAAGCACAAGGGGATTTTACTCGTTGGTGTCAATTAGGCGGTCTGTGGACTTTTGTTGCTCTCCATGGTGCTTTCGGACTAATAGGTTTCATGTTACGTCAATTCGAACTTGCTCGATCTGTTCAATTGCGACCTTATAATGCAATCGCATTTTCTGGTCCAATTGctgtttttgtttctgtatTTCTGATTTATCCACTAGGTCAGTCTGGTTGGTTCTTTGCACCTAGTTTTGGTGTAGCAGCTATATTTCGattcatcctcttcttccaaGGGTTTCATAATTGGACCTTAAACCCATTTCATATGATGGGAGTGGCTGGCGTATTGGGTGCTGCTCTGCTATGCGCAATTCATGGTGCTACTGTAGAAAATACTTTATTCGAAGATGGTGACGGTGCAAATACATTCCGTGCCTTTAACCCAACTCAAGCTGAAGAGACTTATTCAATGGTCACCGCTAACCGCTTTTGGTCCCAAATCTTTGGGGTTGCTTTTTCCAATAAACGTTGGTTACATTTCTTTATGTTATTTGTACCCGTAACTGGTTTATGGATGAGTGCTCTTGGAGTAGTCGGTCTGGCTCTGAACCTACGTGCCTATGACTTCGTTTCCCAGGAAATCCGTGCAGCGGAAGATCCTGAATTTGAGACTTTCTACACCAAAAATATTCTCTTAAACGAAGGTATTCGTGCTTGGATGGCGGCTCAGGATCAGCCTCATGAAAACCTTATATTCCCTGAGGAGGTTCTACCCCGTGGAAAC CTCTTTAATGGAACTTTAGCTTTAGCTGGTCGTGACCAAGAAACTACCGGTTTCGCTTGGTGGGCCGGAAATGCCCGACTTATCAATTTGTCCGGTAAATTACTCGGGGCTCACGTAGCCCATGCCGGATTAATCGTATTCTGGGCCGGAGCAATGAACCTATTTGAAGTGGCTCATTTCGTACCAGAGAAGCCCATGTATGAACAAGGATTAATTTTACTTCCCCATCTAGCTACTCTAGGGTGGGGGGTAGGTCCTGGTGGGGAAGTTATAGACACCTTTCCATACTTTGTATCTGGTGTACTTCACTTAATTTCCTCTGCAGTATTGGGCTTTGGCGGTATTTATCATGCACTTCTCGGACCTGAGACTCTGGAAgaatcttttccattttttggttATGTATGGAAAGATAGAAATAAAATGACCACAATTTTGGGTATTCACTTAATCTTGTTAGGTATAGGTGCTTTTCTTCTAGTACTCAAGGCTCTTTATTTTGGGGGTGTATATGATACCTGGGCTCCCGGAGGGGGAGATGTAAGAAAAATTACCAACTTGACCCTTAGCCCCAGTGTTATATTTGGTTATTTACTAAAATCTCCCTTTGGGGGAGAAGGATGGATTGTTAGTGTGGACGATTTAGAAGATATAATTGGAGGACATGTATGGTTAGGTTCCATTTGTATACTTGGTGGAATCTGGCATATCCTAACCAAACCCTTTGCATGGGCTCGCCGTGCACTTGTATGGTCTGGGGAGGCTTACTTGTCTTATAGTTTAGGTGCTTTATCTGTCTTTGGTTTCATCGCTTGTTGCTTTGTCTGGTTTAATAATACCGCTTATCCTAGTGAGTTTTACGGGCCCACTGGGCCAGAAGCTTCTCAAGCTCAAGCATTTACTTTTCTAGTTAGAGACCAACGTCTTGGGGCTAACGTGGGATCCGCTCAAGGACCTACTGGTTTAGGTAAATATCTAATGCGTTCCCCGACCGGAGAGGTCATTTTTGGAGGAGAAACTATGCGTTTTTGGGATCTCCGTGCTCCCTGGTTGGAACCTCTAAGGGGTCCCAATGGTTTGGATTTGAGTAGGCTGAAAAAAGACATACAACCTTGGCAAGAACGGCGTTCCGCGGAATATATGACTCATGCTCCTTTAGGTTCTTTAAATTCCGTAGGTGGCGTAGCTACCGAGATCAATGCGGTCAATTATGTCTCTCCTAGAAGTTGGTTAGCTACCTCTCATTTTGTTCTAGGATTCTTCTTATTCGTGGGTCATTTGTGGCATGCGGGAAGGGCCCGTGCGGCTGCAGCAGGATTTGAAAAAGGAATTGATCGTGATTTCGAACCTGTTCTTTCTATGACCCCTCTTAACTGA